The genomic stretch TGATCTCGCGAGGCGATGAAATTCTGCTGGCGCGTGCCCCCCACTTTCCTGCCGGAATGTATGGACTGGTTGCCGGATTTGTGGAGCCGGGGGAATCGCTGGAGGAGACGATCGCCCGCGAGGTGGCGGAGGAGGTGGGCATTGCTGTTCATAACATTCGCTATTTTGGGTCGCAGCCCTGGCCCTTCCCGAACTCGCTGATGATTGGCTTCACGGCAGAGTATGCGGCGGGTGAAATTGCGATCGACCCCCAGGAAATAGAGGCGGCACAGTGGTTTCCCAAACAAAAGCTGCCCCTGATTCCGCCCCCACTCAGCATTGCCCGCAAATTGATTGATTGGTTTGTTTCCCAGCCTTGAAGTTTAGTCCGCCGGAGTGGAAGGGGTTTCGCGCTGTGCCAGAAACGCCTCTAATTCTGCGCGGGTCGGGAGGGAGGGCTGGGCACCTGGCTTTGTGACGGAGAGGGCTGCTACGGCTGCTGCCTGGGTTGCTGCCTGGGACAAGGGCAAATCTGCGGCTAACCCTGCGGCGAGTCCCCCATTAAACGCATCGCCTGCGGCAACGGTATCGACTGCCCGCACCGGAAAAATGGGGATCTGGAAGGTTTCGGATTCTGTGACGCATAGCGCCCCCAGTTTGCCCAGCTTCACGATCACCGTTTTTACACCTCGCTGACGCAGGACGATCGCGGCTCGATGGGCAGTCTCAATATCGTTGACCGGAAAGCCTGCTAGCTGCCTGGCTTCGACCTGATTTGGAGTGAGGATATCAATTAAGGGATAGAGACTATCCGGTAGATCCGATCGGGCGGGAGCTGGATCAAGAATAACCGTTACGCCCGCATCTTTGGCAGCTTGAGCGGCGGCAAGAACCGCAGGCAGGGGAATTTCGAGCTGGAGCAGCAACACCTGTGCCTGGGGCAGAGCTGCACGCAGCCGATCGACATCCGCCTCTCCTACGTTGCCGTTTGCCCCCGGAATCACAATAATATTGTTCTCGCTGGCATCATCTACCGCAATCATTGCCACGCCGGAATGGGTGGAGGCATCGTGCAGCACCCGATCGCAGGTAATTCCATCGGATTCCAGTCCTTGCAGCAGGGTTTGACCAAAGCCATCGTTGCCGATTCGCCCAATCAACGCCGTCTGTATTCCCAACCGTGCCACTGCCACCGCCTGATTTGCACCCTTGCCGCCTGGAACGGTTTCAAACGAATGTCCGATCAGCGTTTCTCCCGGTTCCGGAAGCCGGGGCGATCGGACAACCAGATCCATGTTGATACTGCCGAAGATGATCACGCTCATAGGAAGTGGACATTGAATAGGAATAGCTTAATTATTCGTTATTCCTGGTTCATCCCTAAGCTAAGCAGGATAGATTCTCAGTCTGCGCTCGGGTTCATCGCCAACACTGTGGGAGTTTAGCCGATAGCGTTCTACTAGCTCATGCTGCAACTTTCGCAGCCAGCTCGATCGGGGCAGGAGTTCCACAGGTTGCTGCTTCGGGATCACAATCTGCTCTACAGCTAATCGGGCTTCCTCCAGGGCAGCGAATTCCTCATCCTGCATCTCTCCATCGTCGCGGCTCTCTTCCCCATCGGGCAGGCTATTTTGTGATTCCATGCCGACTAGCTGTTGCAGAGTGCGGCTCATGTGCGGCATCGTATTTGCCTTAATCACATAGAGGGGAATCTGATGGGTTTTTGACAATCGCTGCAAGTTGTCATGCTTCCGGGCATGGGAGCGCAAAGCCACGATCGCATCCGCTTCGCTAACATACTTGGTAAGAACGATCGGCAGATTCATCGCATCGATCACCTGCTCTAGCTGGTAGGCGCTAATGGCATAGGGATAGACCCGCATCTGAGGATCGTCCAACATTTCGGCACTTTGCTCCGCCGCAGTCAGTGCATCGGATAAATTCCGCTCTGGCGCAGTTCCCAGTCCGATCGATCGATCGTTTCGCTGCCGCTGAGTAGAGGGGGCTGCTGGAAAGGGGAGAACCTGCGCTGAGCGATTTGGCTTCACCAGAGGCGTTCCCGCTGCGGTTGCCTTCGTAATTACGACCTGTCCCTGTTCATTCAGCAAGCGCTGCTGGGGTTGGGGTTGCCGTCCTCGAAGCATGGCATCCACGGTTTCCGCTACATTCTCATGCACCGTCCAGCGCTGCCGCTCGATCATCTCCACAGCAATTTCAAAGGTTGGGGGAGCCTTCCGTTCCAAAACACTCTTCTGAGACCCTCGTCGCCGCGCCTCTTCGTCTCCCAGCGTAACCGATTCAATGCCGCCCACCAGATCGGAGAGCGTTGGGTTTTTGATTAGATTTTCGATCGCATTCCCGTGAGCTGTGCCCACCAACTGTACGCCACGTTCGGCGATCGTCCTTGCTGCCAGGGCTTCCAGTTCTGTCCCAATCTCGTCAATCACAATGACTTCGGGCATATGGTTTTCCACTGCCTCAATCATGACCTGATGCTGAAGCTCAGGCTGGGCAACCTGCATTCTGCGGGCACGCCCGATCGCCGGATGGGGAATATCGCCATCTCCTGCAATTTCGTTGGAAGAGTCGATGATCACGACCCGCTTATTCAGATCATCTGCCAGAACACGGGCGATTTCTCGTAGGGCTGTCGTTTTGCCCACCCCCGGACGACCCAGCATCAGGATCGACTGTCCGGTTTCGACCAGATCTCGAATCAGAGCGATCGTTCCGTGAATGGCACGACCCACGCGACAAGTTAGACCAATAATGTCCCCTTGGCGATTGCGGATGGCACTAATTCGGTGCAGCGTTCGCTCAATACCCGCACGGTTATCGCCGCCAAACTGACCCACGCGAGTCACACAGTCCTGCAACTGTTCGTGCGTTACAGCCTGCTGCGACAAGTATTCTGCCTGCTGGGGAAAGCGGGCTTCTGGTCGTCGTCCCAAGTCCAGCACGACCTCAACTAGGGTATCGCACTGCGGATGCTGTTCTAATCGTTGCCGAATCTCCTGGGGCAAAATCTCCAGTAGCTTCTGAAGATCATCCGTGTTGTGCATGGTGTGAAGGTTTTGCAATCTTGCTGTTAGACCTACACTCTAACAATTTACTCTGCTGAGTGCTGGGTAGGAACCGATAAAAGGGGTACGGATTTTTGGATCGCTCAGGAGAAGTCAGTTTAATTCTGGTAACGGGGAATCGAACGTTATTTTGAACGCTCAATCCTATGCTGCAATGAATGGACGAGTGAGACGAAAGGGAATGAAATGGCGTTGAGCTGGAATTAAGCGATCGCCAAAATTTCTTTATGAGAGAATCACCCGGACGGTTGTTCCTGCTCCGAGGCGGGTTTTAACCTGCAATTTTCCCTGCTGCAAATCAACCAGTTGCTTAACGATACTTAGTCCTAATCCGGTTCCTGGGATGTTGCTGGTATTTCGTCCCCGGTAGAACGGTTCAAACAAATGGGGCTGATCTTCTGCGGGAATACCAATCCCCCAGTCCCGAATCTCGAAGGTAACTTGCTGCTTCTGGTACATCAGCTTGAACTGAACTTGGGGGCAGCTAGGAGAATACCGAATTGCATTCGATAAAAGGTTTGTCAGGATGAGCCGCAAAATTTTTCCGTCAAATTGCCGAATCACCGATGAATGACGACAGACAAAATTAATTCTGTGCTGGGTTCCAGCCTGGACTTCCTGACTGAGCTTGCGGCAAAATTCTACTAAATCGATCGCCTCCCGATTTAGCGCCAGTCGATTAGCCTCTACTTTTCCAATTACTAAAATGTCGTCAATAATCGAGGTCATGCGATCGACATTGGTTTGAATATTTTGCAGATATTCTGTCTTTTCATTGGCTGTCAGATGATGACTGTAGCGATCGAGGGAGGACACCGACAGCAGAATGTTATTGAGGGGATTGCGAAATTCGTGACAAACCATCGAAACCAGGCGCGACTGCTGTTCGTTTAAGTCTTTGAGCTGTTCGTTTGCCTGCCGCAGCTCTACCGTTCGCTCCCGGACTTTTTGTTCCAGTTCTTCGTTCATTTGATGCAGAATAGCTTCTGCCCACTTGCGCTGAGTAATATCCTGAAACGTCACCACCGCTCCCAGGAGTTGTCCCCGCTCGTCCCGAATAGGAGTGCTAATGTATTCCACGGGGAAACAGGTGCCGTCCTTCCGCCAAAAGACCTCATCAGTGACGCGATGAACCGTTCCATCCTTAAAGGCAGCATAAATCGGGCAGTCTGTCTTCAGATAGCAGGTTCGATCGGAGTGGGAATGGTGCAGCACTTCGTGCATCGATCGCCCCAAAAGCTCCTCGATCTCCCAGCCAATCATTTGGGCAGCAGCAGGATTGATAAAGGTTGCGTTTCCTGCCAGATCAACGCCGTACACCCCTTCTCCGATCGCGTTCAGGATGAGGTCAGTCAGGGTGGCGGGATGGGGAGGAGCTAACCAGTTTTGACTTAATACCATTGGGTTCCGATCGATTTTTTAGGCTCTAATGGTGTTTAGACTGAAGCGTTGGGCTGGAAAGTTAGGCTGGAAAGTTGGGCTGGAAAGTTAGGCTGAAATTGAAGTCAATAAGGCAACGATAATTGGTTTACTGTATCCCAGCGTACAGAAAGCACCGACTCCTTTTATTCAAAACTATAGATTAGTCCTATGGCAATAGGGAAAAAGCCTGCTTTCCTACGGTAAATTCTGGAATGAGAAAGATCCTGGTCATTGAGGATGAAGTTGAAACCCGTGAACTGTTTCTGCGCTGTCTCACCTTTGAGGGTTTTTGGGCGATCGGGGCAGCCGGAGGGGCGATCGGGGTAAAACTGGCGCAAATGCACACGCCTGATCTGATTGTGTGCGACATTATGATGCCCGACCTGGATGGCTATTCGGTGCTGTCCCAACTGCGGCAGCAATCGGCAACGGCTGGAATTCCGTTTATCTTCCTGACTGCGAAGGTGACAATGGCAGATCTGCGCTGCGGCATGGAACTGGGAGCCGACGACTACCTGACCAAGCCCTGCACCATTGAGCAATTTCTAACGGCGATCACGGTTCGACTCCAGCGACAGGACGAGCTAAAAACCTCCTACGACAAAGCTACGCCAGCGCTTCAGGAGGATCAGTCTACCGTCTTTCCCAACTGTCCTCGCCTGAGAGAAGTGTTTGAATTCATCGAGATGCATTACCATTTGCCGATCAGCTTAGCCGATGTAGCGCAGGCAGCAGGCTATTCTCCACCCTACCTGACAACGCTGGCGCAGGAGCAAACGGGACGAACCATCAAACAGTGGATCACGGAACGACGCATGGTGCAGGCACGTCAGCTTCTAACCAACACCTCTCAATCGATCGGGCAAATCACGAAGGCGGTGGGCTATCAGGATGCCAGCTATTTTATCCGGCAGTTCCGGCAGATCCACGGAATTTCGCCTCAGGCATGGCGACAAAGTACCCCGACGATCGCCTGACGATCGCAGCAGATGGGCGAAAGGGCAAGAAAAATTGGGCAATAAATCATTCGATCCTGCTTCAAACTGTTTTGAATATTACTGTTTTGCGGAATAGGGTATGCTATCTCGCGTTTTGTCTATTTGTCTTCGTTTTGTCGTCAATTTTACATATTCGCTGCTATTCACTGTGCATCTTAAAAAAATCCTACTTTTACGAAAGTCTCTCTGATGATCGGTTCACCGATTCTGATAGATTACTAAGAACTCTTCCTGATTGCATTTGTATCGTTTCCGTTCCCCTGGAATCGGCTTTACTTTAGCTTTCTTTATTCTTACTCACTCACTGCCATGACAGTTTTCCAAGGAATTGACTTGACTGCAAAGGCTGGTTGTCCGTGTGGGGGTGATCATTTACCTCAGGATCACTGGGAGTTTTGGGAAAGTATGCCCCAGACTCCAACCGATATGATTGATGATCTGGTGAAAATGGGGGTTTATAAACCCCAGGTGCTTGATCTGGCACAGTCTTTAACTGAGATTGAACTGAAGGAAGCATTACTGCTTCAGCAAATCAGCAACGGAAACCCTGAGCGGGAAGCCTTTTGTCGTGCCCTGATCAAAGAAGCGGGCGGACTCGATCAGGCAATGGCAGCCGCATTCGGGGTTCATGCAACGGAGTTTTTTAGCAACACGATTCGCAACAGCGATTTTAGCCGCCGTGAATTTCTGAAGCGAGTAGTGGTTGCAGGGACGCTGGTGGCAATGGCAAGCTGCGCGAATGATTCCAGCTCTACCGTCGAGTCTTCACCGACCAGTGAAGCAGCCGCAGGCAACCTGGAAAAGGCAGAGGTCAAGATCGGCTTTATTCCCATTACCTGCGCTACGCCGATCGTCATGTCAGAGCCGCTGGGCATTTACGAGCGGTACGGGCTGAAGGCATCTGTGGTGAAAATGCCAAACTGGGCAGCCGTGCGGGATTCTGCGATCGCCGGAGAACTGGATGCGTACCACATGCTGTCTCCGATGCCGATCGCCATGACGATGGGACTGGGATCAGCCTCCTTTCCGGTCAAGCTTGCCAGCATCGAAAATGTCAATGGGCAGGCAATCACGATCGCCATGAAGCACAAGGATCAGGTGAAAGGTCCGGCGGATTTCCGGGGCTTCAAGATCGGTGTGCCGTTCCCCTATTCGATGCACAATTTGCTGATTCGCTATTACCTGGCAACCGGCGGACTCAATCCCGATACAGACGTGCAGATTTTCCCGGTGCCGCCGCCAGACAGCGTTGCCAAAATGACAGCAGGCGAAATTGATGCGATGCTGATGCCCGATCCGTTCAATCAGCGAGCCGTCTACGAGAAGGTGGGCTTTATTCATATGCTGAGCAAGGATCTGTGGAATGGACATCCCTGCTGCGCCTTTGCTGCCAGCCAATCCTGGATTGATGCTCATCCCAATACGTTTAGAGCGGTGAATAAGGCGATCATCGATGCGGCAAACTATGCCAACAATCCGGCAAATCGTCCCCAGATCGCCGAGGCACTGATTGAGCGCAAGTACCTGAATCAGCCGCTTCCTGTGGTGCAGGCAGTCCTAACCGGACAGTTTGACGATGGCTTGGGCGGACAGCAAAATGTGCCCGATCGCATTGGCTTTGATCCCTATCCCTGGAAGAGTTTCGCCAAGTGGATTTCTTCGCAGCTCGTGCGCTGGGATTTGATGCCGCAGGACAAGGCAACTTACGCCAAAATTGCTGACGACATCTTTATGACGGATCTGGCAGCCGAACTGCAAACCGAACTGGGGCAGAAACCGCCTGCGGAGAAGGAGCGGGTTGAACAGCTCAAGTTTGACAGCTTCGATCCGAAGAATCCTGAAGCTTACGTCAAATCTCAGATTGATCAGTACAAGGTGTAGTTGCAAGGTGTAATTCGATGGCAAATCCTGCTCTGTCTTCGACGTTGCCGCGATCGAAATCAATTAAGTTGACGACCAATCAGAAGGCAACGCTGCTGTTTCTGGCGATTCTGGGATTTGTTCTGCTGTTTTGGGAACTGGGCGCAAGGCTGAAGTGGTTTTCGCCGCTCATGCCCTCCGCCAGTCAAACCCTGATCGATTTTTGGGGCTGGGTTTCCGATCCTTTTTTCGATTACGGTCCCAATGACAAAGGAATTGGCTGGCTGCTGCTGACCAGTCTGCGACGGGTGTTAACCGGGTTTGCGATCGGGTCTGCTATTGCGATTCCGCTGGGAATTCTAATTGGCTTGTCCAACGTGGCTTCCAGAGCCGTTGATCCCTTTATTCAAATCCTGCGTCCCGTGTCGCCGCTGGCTTGGCTGCCCCTGGGATTGGGTCTGCTGAAAAACTCGGAAAGTACGGCGCTGTTTGTGATTGCGATTACGAGCATCTGGCCCACCCTGATTAACACTCGTTTTGGGGTGCAGAACGTCGATCCGTCCTATCTGGACGTTGCCCGAACGCTGGGGGCTTCTCGCTGGCGCACCCTGACCCGCGTCATTCTTCCCGCAGCCGCACCCTATATTGTGTCGGGGCTTCGTATCAGTATTGGTATCGCGTGGCTGGTGATTGTGGCAGCAGAAATTCTGGTTGGCGGATCGGGAATTGGCTACTTTGTCTGGAATGAGTGGAACAACCTCAAAATCACCAGCATTATCACCGCCATTATTGTGATTGGCTTGGTGGGGCTAATTCTCGATCGTTTGTTTGCCATTCTACAAAGTTGGGTTGCGTTTGGACGAAAAGTATGACCAAAAGTATTCACGTTCCTGCTTCCAAATTGGATAGCGCAGCCATGACTTCCAGCGTTCATCTCTCGATTCACAATGTCTCTAAAGTCTTTTCGGGGCAGCGAGACTGGATGAGTAAGCTCCAGCGTCGCACCTCCAGCGATTATGTTGCGCTCAAGGACATTAATCTAGAGGTTGAACCCAATACCTTTGTCTCAATTATTGGGCCGTCGGGCTGCGGAAAATCGACGCTGCTGAACATCATTGCCGGACTTTCAAAGCCAACCAGTGGTGCAGTGCTGATCAACGGAATGCCGATCGCGAAGCCGGGGGCCGATCGCGGGGTGGTGTTCCAAAACTATGCCCTGATGCCCTGGATGTCTGTTCTGGAAAACATTCGATTTGCGATCGAAACGGTGAATCCCAAAATTCCCGTTGCCCGACAGCGATCGATCGCCCAGGAATATATTGATCTGGTGGGGCTGCGCGGCGCAGAGCATAAACATCCCCATGAGCTGTCTGGCGGCATGAAGCAGCGGGTTGGCATCGCCCGTGCCCTGGCAATCAATCCTCAAATTCTGCTG from Leptolyngbya ohadii IS1 encodes the following:
- a CDS encoding response regulator transcription factor, producing MRKILVIEDEVETRELFLRCLTFEGFWAIGAAGGAIGVKLAQMHTPDLIVCDIMMPDLDGYSVLSQLRQQSATAGIPFIFLTAKVTMADLRCGMELGADDYLTKPCTIEQFLTAITVRLQRQDELKTSYDKATPALQEDQSTVFPNCPRLREVFEFIEMHYHLPISLADVAQAAGYSPPYLTTLAQEQTGRTIKQWITERRMVQARQLLTNTSQSIGQITKAVGYQDASYFIRQFRQIHGISPQAWRQSTPTIA
- a CDS encoding ABC transporter substrate-binding protein: MPQTPTDMIDDLVKMGVYKPQVLDLAQSLTEIELKEALLLQQISNGNPEREAFCRALIKEAGGLDQAMAAAFGVHATEFFSNTIRNSDFSRREFLKRVVVAGTLVAMASCANDSSSTVESSPTSEAAAGNLEKAEVKIGFIPITCATPIVMSEPLGIYERYGLKASVVKMPNWAAVRDSAIAGELDAYHMLSPMPIAMTMGLGSASFPVKLASIENVNGQAITIAMKHKDQVKGPADFRGFKIGVPFPYSMHNLLIRYYLATGGLNPDTDVQIFPVPPPDSVAKMTAGEIDAMLMPDPFNQRAVYEKVGFIHMLSKDLWNGHPCCAFAASQSWIDAHPNTFRAVNKAIIDAANYANNPANRPQIAEALIERKYLNQPLPVVQAVLTGQFDDGLGGQQNVPDRIGFDPYPWKSFAKWISSQLVRWDLMPQDKATYAKIADDIFMTDLAAELQTELGQKPPAEKERVEQLKFDSFDPKNPEAYVKSQIDQYKV
- a CDS encoding ABC transporter ATP-binding protein, which translates into the protein MTSSVHLSIHNVSKVFSGQRDWMSKLQRRTSSDYVALKDINLEVEPNTFVSIIGPSGCGKSTLLNIIAGLSKPTSGAVLINGMPIAKPGADRGVVFQNYALMPWMSVLENIRFAIETVNPKIPVARQRSIAQEYIDLVGLRGAEHKHPHELSGGMKQRVGIARALAINPQILLMDEPFGALDALTRGFLQDEVERIWEQQRKTVILITHSIEEALLLSDKIVMMTRGPAAQIAQILDVPFPRPRHRETLDQHPAYHELKAAMELHLSRETRAVEESRIRVAS
- a CDS encoding PAS domain-containing sensor histidine kinase, which produces MVLSQNWLAPPHPATLTDLILNAIGEGVYGVDLAGNATFINPAAAQMIGWEIEELLGRSMHEVLHHSHSDRTCYLKTDCPIYAAFKDGTVHRVTDEVFWRKDGTCFPVEYISTPIRDERGQLLGAVVTFQDITQRKWAEAILHQMNEELEQKVRERTVELRQANEQLKDLNEQQSRLVSMVCHEFRNPLNNILLSVSSLDRYSHHLTANEKTEYLQNIQTNVDRMTSIIDDILVIGKVEANRLALNREAIDLVEFCRKLSQEVQAGTQHRINFVCRHSSVIRQFDGKILRLILTNLLSNAIRYSPSCPQVQFKLMYQKQQVTFEIRDWGIGIPAEDQPHLFEPFYRGRNTSNIPGTGLGLSIVKQLVDLQQGKLQVKTRLGAGTTVRVILS
- the rbsK gene encoding ribokinase, with the protein product MSVIIFGSINMDLVVRSPRLPEPGETLIGHSFETVPGGKGANQAVAVARLGIQTALIGRIGNDGFGQTLLQGLESDGITCDRVLHDASTHSGVAMIAVDDASENNIIVIPGANGNVGEADVDRLRAALPQAQVLLLQLEIPLPAVLAAAQAAKDAGVTVILDPAPARSDLPDSLYPLIDILTPNQVEARQLAGFPVNDIETAHRAAIVLRQRGVKTVIVKLGKLGALCVTESETFQIPIFPVRAVDTVAAGDAFNGGLAAGLAADLPLSQAATQAAAVAALSVTKPGAQPSLPTRAELEAFLAQRETPSTPAD
- the ntrB gene encoding nitrate ABC transporter permease; this translates as MANPALSSTLPRSKSIKLTTNQKATLLFLAILGFVLLFWELGARLKWFSPLMPSASQTLIDFWGWVSDPFFDYGPNDKGIGWLLLTSLRRVLTGFAIGSAIAIPLGILIGLSNVASRAVDPFIQILRPVSPLAWLPLGLGLLKNSESTALFVIAITSIWPTLINTRFGVQNVDPSYLDVARTLGASRWRTLTRVILPAAAPYIVSGLRISIGIAWLVIVAAEILVGGSGIGYFVWNEWNNLKITSIITAIIVIGLVGLILDRLFAILQSWVAFGRKV
- a CDS encoding R3H domain-containing nucleic acid-binding protein gives rise to the protein MHNTDDLQKLLEILPQEIRQRLEQHPQCDTLVEVVLDLGRRPEARFPQQAEYLSQQAVTHEQLQDCVTRVGQFGGDNRAGIERTLHRISAIRNRQGDIIGLTCRVGRAIHGTIALIRDLVETGQSILMLGRPGVGKTTALREIARVLADDLNKRVVIIDSSNEIAGDGDIPHPAIGRARRMQVAQPELQHQVMIEAVENHMPEVIVIDEIGTELEALAARTIAERGVQLVGTAHGNAIENLIKNPTLSDLVGGIESVTLGDEEARRRGSQKSVLERKAPPTFEIAVEMIERQRWTVHENVAETVDAMLRGRQPQPQQRLLNEQGQVVITKATAAGTPLVKPNRSAQVLPFPAAPSTQRQRNDRSIGLGTAPERNLSDALTAAEQSAEMLDDPQMRVYPYAISAYQLEQVIDAMNLPIVLTKYVSEADAIVALRSHARKHDNLQRLSKTHQIPLYVIKANTMPHMSRTLQQLVGMESQNSLPDGEESRDDGEMQDEEFAALEEARLAVEQIVIPKQQPVELLPRSSWLRKLQHELVERYRLNSHSVGDEPERRLRIYPA